One segment of Solanum lycopersicum chromosome 1, SLM_r2.1 DNA contains the following:
- the LOC101256906 gene encoding D-cysteine desulfhydrase 2, mitochondrial isoform X2: MLKCTKFQWQQPRNGLILSSAFNLHCGSSPNALKETSKSNLPKEEHVSRFLKRKWALRSPDTKINQITISKDDVQQGGEYLGNVSFLNNPQPSLGDHMTRNNRQQPSFYVVRDDLLHPLVNGNKARKLDALLPLLEDSSVTDVVTCGGCQSAHAAAVAVSCAERGLKSHLLLRGEQPSTLTGYNLISTLYGNVSYVPRSLYARREEMLLKHAHIVAGNDGLVFSLSDLEASLFSHGCGEHSSHVDSLTKRSKKIAIINEGAGDAAALLGVVRLVEYLSRDHLFGIDQQLKIIIDAGTGTTAVGLGIGAVCLGLPWEVTAVMLADTIDGYRKKEESLISEFRRCFTLHLDEQMLTGLEPGLVHWVERSSPRKFGNILKGEVEICRKIAQETGILLDPVYTLAAWELATQLGQEECAKVVMLHTGGTLGMFGLAQRYKSYFEIC, translated from the exons ATGTTGAAATGCACAAAGTTTCAATGGCAGCAGCCAAGAAATGGGTTGATTTTATCTTCTGCATTCAACCTTCATTGTGGTTCATCTCCTAATGCTCTCAAG GAAACATCGAAATCCAATTTGCCTAAGGAGGAGCATGTGTCCAGATTTCTTAAGAGGAAATGGGCATTGAGAAGCCCAGATACCAAAATTAACCAAATAACGATATCAAAAGATGATGTTCAACAGGGAGGTGAATATCTTGGGAATGTTTCCTTTCTGAATAATCCACAACCGTCTTTGGGTGATCACATGACGAGAAACAACCGACAGCAACCTTCATTTTATGTTGTAAGAGATGATTTGTTGCATCCTTTGGTGAATGGTAATAAGGCGAGGAAACTGGATGCACTACTCCCTCTCTTGGAAGATAGTTCTGTCACAGATGTT GTCACATGTGGAGGGTGCCAAAGTGCGCATGCTGCAGCTGTTG CTGTGTCATGTGCTGAAAGGGGATTGAAGTCACATTTACTTCTCCGAGGAGAACAACCATCAACGTTGACGGGTTACAATCTAATTTCAACATTATATGGAAATGTTAGTTATGTTCCGAGATCTCTATATGCTAGGAGGGAGGAGATGCTCTTAAAGCATGCACATATTGTCGCAGGAAATGATGGCTTAGTTTTCTCACTTTCTGATTTAGAGGCTTCTTTATTCTCTCATGGATGCGGTGAACACTCCTCACACGTTGATTCTCTTACAAAAAGGAGTAAGAAGATAGCTATTATAAACGAAGGGGCTGGAGATGCTGCTGCATTGCTAG GTGTTGTGCGCCTTGTTGAGTACTTGTCTCGGGATCATCTATTTGGGATAGATCAGcagttaaaaattattatagatGCTGGAACAGGAACAACCGCTGTTGGTCTTGGAATTGGAGCCGTGTGCTTAGG GCTCCCATGGGAGGTCACTGCTGTTATGCTAGCTGACACTATTGATGGATACCGGAAAAAGGAGGAAAGTTTAATTTCTGAATTCCGTAGATGCTTTACTCTTCATCTTGACGAGCAAATGCTAACCGGATTGGAACCTGGACTTGTGCACTGGGTTGAACGTAGCTCTCCGAGAAA ATTTGGCAATATACTGAAGGGGGAAGTTGAAATATGTCGAAAGATTGCTCAAGAAACGGGTATTCTTCTCGATCCGGTTTACACTTTGGCTGCTTGGGAACTGGCAACTCAACTTGGTCAGGAGGAATGTGCAAAAGTGGTAATGCTTCACACAGGAGGTACACTCGGTATGTTTGGTCTAGCTCAACGTTACAAATCTTACTTCGAGATATGCTGA
- the LOC101256906 gene encoding D-cysteine desulfhydrase 2, mitochondrial isoform X1 translates to MVIRRGNWMHYSLSWKIVLSQMLSHVEGAKVRMLQLLVRHATAVSCAERGLKSHLLLRGEQPSTLTGYNLISTLYGNVSYVPRSLYARREEMLLKHAHIVAGNDGLVFSLSDLEASLFSHGCGEHSSHVDSLTKRSKKIAIINEGAGDAAALLGVVRLVEYLSRDHLFGIDQQLKIIIDAGTGTTAVGLGIGAVCLGLPWEVTAVMLADTIDGYRKKEESLISEFRRCFTLHLDEQMLTGLEPGLVHWVERSSPRKFGNILKGEVEICRKIAQETGILLDPVYTLAAWELATQLGQEECAKVVMLHTGGTLGMFGLAQRYKSYFEIC, encoded by the exons ATGGTAATAAGGCGAGGAAACTGGATGCACTACTCCCTCTCTTGGAAGATAGTTCTGTCACAGATGTT GTCACATGTGGAGGGTGCCAAAGTGCGCATGCTGCAGCTGTTGGTACGTCACGCCACAG CTGTGTCATGTGCTGAAAGGGGATTGAAGTCACATTTACTTCTCCGAGGAGAACAACCATCAACGTTGACGGGTTACAATCTAATTTCAACATTATATGGAAATGTTAGTTATGTTCCGAGATCTCTATATGCTAGGAGGGAGGAGATGCTCTTAAAGCATGCACATATTGTCGCAGGAAATGATGGCTTAGTTTTCTCACTTTCTGATTTAGAGGCTTCTTTATTCTCTCATGGATGCGGTGAACACTCCTCACACGTTGATTCTCTTACAAAAAGGAGTAAGAAGATAGCTATTATAAACGAAGGGGCTGGAGATGCTGCTGCATTGCTAG GTGTTGTGCGCCTTGTTGAGTACTTGTCTCGGGATCATCTATTTGGGATAGATCAGcagttaaaaattattatagatGCTGGAACAGGAACAACCGCTGTTGGTCTTGGAATTGGAGCCGTGTGCTTAGG GCTCCCATGGGAGGTCACTGCTGTTATGCTAGCTGACACTATTGATGGATACCGGAAAAAGGAGGAAAGTTTAATTTCTGAATTCCGTAGATGCTTTACTCTTCATCTTGACGAGCAAATGCTAACCGGATTGGAACCTGGACTTGTGCACTGGGTTGAACGTAGCTCTCCGAGAAA ATTTGGCAATATACTGAAGGGGGAAGTTGAAATATGTCGAAAGATTGCTCAAGAAACGGGTATTCTTCTCGATCCGGTTTACACTTTGGCTGCTTGGGAACTGGCAACTCAACTTGGTCAGGAGGAATGTGCAAAAGTGGTAATGCTTCACACAGGAGGTACACTCGGTATGTTTGGTCTAGCTCAACGTTACAAATCTTACTTCGAGATATGCTGA
- the LOC101256615 gene encoding scarecrow-like protein 3 — MLQDDGSSSVTSSSPLQNFPMMSISPSFVGGGGSPYQWLKDLKSEDRGLYLIHLLLACANHVANGNLENANIALDQISYLASPNGDTMQRIASYFAESLADRILRSWNGIYKALNSTKLRVVSEDILVKKMFFEYFPFLKVASVIANQAIIEAMEGEKMVHIVDLNASEPLQWRALLQDLSARPEGPPHLRITGVHQQKQVLEQIAHVLTEEAEKLDVPFQFHQVVSKLENLDIEKLRVKTGEALAISSVMQLHTLLAHDDEPQKKSPLGFKHLNGVHLQRAILNQNTLGDLLENEMMTHSVFSPGNESASSSPLSSSASTKMEGFLHALWGLSPKVMVVTEQDSNHNGTTLMERLSESLYYYAALFDCLEFTLQRTSLERLKVEKMMFGEEIKNIVACEGGERRERHEKLDKWFQRLDGAGFMNVPLSYYAMLQARRLLQSYSCEGYKIKDENGSVVICWHDRALFSVSAWRCRR, encoded by the coding sequence ATGTTACAAGATGATGGTTCATCATCAGTGACTTCATCATCACCACTTCAAAATTTCCCAATGATGTCAATTTCACCTAGctttgttggtggtggtggttcaCCATATCAGTGGCTTAAAGATTTGAAATCTGAGGATAGAGGTTTGTATCTGATTCACCTTTTGCTTGCTTGTGCTAATCATGTAGCTAATGGTAATCTTGAAAATGCTAACATTGCACTTGATCAAATCTCCTATCTTGCATCTCCTAATGGAGATACAATGCAACGAATCGCCTCGTATTTCGCTGAATCACTTGCTGATAGGATATTGAGATCTTGGAATGGGATTTACAAGGCGTTGAATTCGACTAAGTTGAGGGTTGTATCTGAGGATATACTTGTTAAGAAGATGTTTTTCGAGTACTTTCCGTTCTTGAAAGTAGCTTCTGTGATCGCTAATCAAGCGATCATAGAAGCTATGGAAGGTGAAAAAATGGTTCACATTGTTGATCTTAATGCTTCCGAGCCTTTACAGTGGCGTGCGCTCCTTCAGGATTTGAGCGCACGCCCTGAAGGACCCCCGCATTTGAGGATTACGGGGGTCCATCAACAAAAACAAGTGTTGGAACAAATAGCACATGTTCTAACAGAGGAAGCTGAAAAGCTTGATGTCCCTTTTCAGTTTCATCAAGTAGTTAGTAAATTGGAGAATCTTGATATCGAAAAGCTACGAGTTAAAACCGGGGAGGCGTTAGCGATTAGCTCGGTTATGCAATTGCATACTCTTCTTGCACATGATGATGAACCCCAAAAGAAATCCCCTTTGGGTTTTAAGCATTTGAATGGTGTTCATTTGCAAAGGGCAATACTAAACCAAAACACTCTAGGGGATTTGCTCGAAAACGAGATGATGACTCATAGTGTTTTTAGTCCGGGCAATGAATCAGCATCCTCATCTCCGTTATCATCGAGTGCATCAACAAAGATGGAAGGATTCCTCCACGCGTTGTGGGGGTTGTCACCAAAGGTCATGGTGGTTACAGAACAAGACTCGAATCATAACGGTACAACCCTTATGGAAAGGCTATCCGAGTCGTTGTATTACTACGCTGCATTGTTTGATTGTCTCGAGTTCACACTACAGAGAACATCGTTAGAGAGGTTAAAGGTCGAGAAAATGATGTTTGGCGAGGAGATTAAGAACATTGTAGCGTGTGAGGGAGGTGAACGTAGGGAGAGACACGAAAAGTTGGATAAATGgtttcaaagactcgatggagCTGGTTTCATGAACGTGCCTTTGAGTTATTACGCGATGTTGCAAGCAAGGAGATTGTTGCAGAGCTATAGTTGTGAAGGATACAAGATTAAAGACGAGAATGGTAGCGTGGTGATCTGTTGGCATGATCGCGCGCTCTTCTCAGTCTCAGCGTGGAGATGCAGGAGGTGA
- the LOC101252214 gene encoding uncharacterized protein At5g02240, producing MDISNLKDIIVKPQFQNTTTTTSTLNPPFNSPRALSSSSSSSTMASKISVSPFWNLPISTQKTQIFTQFPLLQHFTSSSRFNSSKLKSISYKSISLSAAVTEESQTSPPASSSPVSSSKLVLVVGGSGGVGQIVVASLLNRNVKLRLILRDPEKATTLFGEQDEEKLQVWKGDTRSPTGIDPSVFEGVTHVICCTGTTAFPSRRWDGDNTPERVDWDGVRNLVSALPKSLKRIVLVSSIGVTKFNELPWSIMNLFGVLKYKKMGEDFVRNSGLPFTIIRAGRLTDGPYTSYDLNTLLQATAGERRAVLIGQGDKLVGEVSRLVVAEACIQALDIDFTEGQTYEVNSIPGDGPGTDTLKWQELFRASHSN from the exons ATGGATATTTCCAATTTGAAGGACATTATAGTAAAACCACAATTTCAAAACACAACTACCACCACAAGTACTCTCAATCCCCCTTTCAACTCTCCCCGCgctttatcttcttcttcatcatcatcaacaatgGCTTCCAAAATCTCTGTTTCCCCTTTCTGGAACCTTCCAATTTCAACtcaaaaaactcaaattttcactcaatttCCTCTTTTACAGCACTTCACATCTTCTTCTAGATTTAACTCATCGAAGCTCAAATCAATTTCTTACAAATCTATATCACTTTCAGCTGCTGTGACTGAAGAATCTCAAACTTCTCCTCCGGCATCGTCGTCTCCCGTATCGTCTTCCAAATTGGTTCTTGTTGTTGGTGGATCCGGTGGCGTTG GACAGATAGTTGTAGCATCATTACTCAATCGGAATGTCAAACTGCGTCTTATTCTTCGAGACCCTGAGAAAGCAACTACTCTATTTGGCGAGCAGGACGAGGAAAAACTGCAG GTATGGAAAGGTGACACGCGGAGTCCTACAGGCATAGATCCAtctgtatttgag GGTGTAACTCATGTTATTTGCTGCACTGGAACCACTGCTTTTCCGTCTAGGCGGTGGGATGGAGATAACACTCCAGAAAGAGTAG ATTGGGATGGCGTGAGAAACCTTGTTTCGGCATTGCCTAAGTCACTAAAAAGAATTGTTCTCGTTTCATCTATTGGCGTCACAAAGTTCAATGAGTTGCCGTGGAG CATCATGAACCTTTTTGGTGTTCTAAAGTATAAGAAGATGGGGGAGGATTTTGTTCGCAATTCTGGTCTTCCGTTCACCATAATCAG AGCTGGTAGATTAACAGACGGACCATACACATCATATGATTTGAACACACTGTTACAAGCTACAGCTGGTGAACGGCGTGCAGTTCTGATAGGTCAAG GGGATAAACTTGTTGGAGAAGTTAGTAGGCTTGTTGTTGCAGAAGCTTGCATACAAGCACTGGACATAGATTTCACAGAAGGACAAACTTATGAAGTAAACTCTATTCCG GGTGATGGACCAGGAACCGATACACTGAAGTGGCAGGAGCTATTTAGAGCTTCTCACAGCAATTAA